One region of Leishmania braziliensis MHOM/BR/75/M2904 complete genome, chromosome 17 genomic DNA includes:
- a CDS encoding ysine decarboxylase-like protein, whose product MVVAAVFTIKLRNDEAEQQFLDAFAPLQQHAVWNEPGTLTYELHQVFENGEPVPHQYLVLERYSSMRDFEEIHMKSAPLQNLFKAVAGIAVEEQKLTLCSKATSQPAIDRKPQVWPDKAIDDPLLQKGVLVLGGARSGNKPAYTQEAKALAKYIVEVAKQPVIYGGGTVGVMGELAKEAQALNGKVISVIPNALSEREVSGSMIGDRIYMTATMSERKSIMFAHANTVVALPGGVGTFDELLEVITLFQLNAYRPKIGLVNVEGFFEVFIALLKHLIAEGFLEEKVLGFLVIRPTATEVMEALKSFTPPPSPAFTLTWPSRP is encoded by the coding sequence ATGGTTGTGGCGGCTGTGTTTACCATCAAACTACGAAACGAcgaggcagagcagcagtTCCTCGACGCGTTCgccccgctgcagcagcacgccgtgTGGAATGAACCCGGTACTCTCACCTATGAGCTGCATCAAGTGTTCGAGAATGGCGAGCCGGTGCCACACCAGTACCTCGTGCTGGAGCGCTACAGCAGCATGCGCGACTTTGAAGAGATTCACATGAAGAGTGCGCCCCTCCAGAACCTCTTCAAAGCCGTGGCCGGGATTGCcgtggaggagcagaagctGACTCTGTGCAGCAAGGCTACCTCGCAGCCGGCAATAGACAGAAAACCACAGGTCTGGCCTGACAAGGCCATTGACgacccgctgctgcagaaggGTGTGCTGGTATTGGGGGGTGCCCGTAGCGGCAACAAGCCTGCCTACACGCAGGAGGCCAAGGCCCTTGCCAAGTACATTGTCGAAGTGGCGAAGCAGCCTGTCATCTACGGCGGTGGCACGGTCGGTGTGATGGGTGAGTTGGCGAAAGAGGCGCAGGCACTGAATGGCAAGGTCATCTCCGTCATCCCCAACGCTCTGTCGGAGCGCGAGGTATCGGGCTCCATGATCGGCGACCGCATCTACATGACAGCCACCATGTCGGAGCGGAAGAGCATCATGTTTGCTCACGCCAACACTGTCGTCGCGCTGCCGGGCGGTGTCGGCACCTTTgatgagctgctggaggtgatTACGCTGTTCCAGCTCAACGCCTATCGGCCCAAGATTGGCCTTGTGAATGTTGAAGGCTTTTTCGAGGTATTTATTGCGCTACTGAAGCACCTCATTGCTGAGGGCTTTCTGGAGGAGAAAGTCCTGGGCTTTCTGGTGATCAGGCCGACCGCCACAGAAGTTATGGAGGCACTCAAGTCTTTTACGCCCCCGCCGAGCCCGGCTTTCACACTGACCTGGCCGAGCCGGCCGTAG